A single window of Bradyrhizobium daqingense DNA harbors:
- the tnpB gene encoding IS66 family insertion sequence element accessory protein TnpB (TnpB, as the term is used for proteins encoded by IS66 family insertion elements, is considered an accessory protein, since TnpC, encoded by a neighboring gene, is a DDE family transposase.): MIIPAQGLRIVLAVRPVDFRCGHDALAGLVQNTLGLDPHSGLIVVFRSKRADRLKILLWDGTGLVLVYKRLGRDGRFEWPQISDGVMHLTRVQFEALFEGLNWKRVGERIVATPAAAN; this comes from the coding sequence ATGATCATTCCGGCGCAGGGACTGCGGATTGTGCTTGCTGTGCGTCCTGTTGACTTCCGGTGCGGGCACGACGCGCTGGCCGGTCTTGTGCAAAACACGCTTGGGCTCGATCCGCATTCGGGCCTGATCGTGGTTTTTCGTTCGAAGCGCGCCGACCGGCTGAAGATTTTGCTATGGGACGGCACGGGCCTCGTTTTGGTCTACAAGCGCCTTGGCCGCGATGGTCGTTTCGAGTGGCCGCAGATCAGCGACGGCGTCATGCATCTGACGCGCGTGCAGTTCGAAGCGCTGTTTGAAGGGCTGAACTGGAAGCGAGTGGGCGAACGGATTGTCGCGACGCCAGCTGCGGCGAACTGA
- a CDS encoding outer membrane protein yields MKCNKQLSLASIIAFGTIAFGSGSLAADLPAAPVVKAPAPVYPLFSWTGGYIGGSVGSGWGTSQTDLAVGNTFIGAPVNQTVNQLIGGTADLNVPLPQVQLNGFLGGVQAGYNFQSGVMVYGVESDFLWSGIKGRTGCFVVLNCTNDTKWIADITGRVGVTVGDRGLVYIKGGAAWADSSIGINQSFAVTSNLGAGFAANGAADGRATKNIFGGTLGAGIEYAFLPGWSAKVEYDYFDFGRQDVKLPVSVVENTAIGDEPSNTENIRSETSDLAAGES; encoded by the coding sequence ATGAAGTGCAACAAGCAATTGTCGCTCGCGAGCATCATTGCGTTCGGGACGATCGCTTTTGGGAGCGGAAGTTTAGCTGCTGATTTGCCTGCGGCACCTGTCGTCAAAGCGCCGGCTCCCGTTTATCCTCTCTTCAGCTGGACTGGAGGTTACATCGGCGGCAGTGTAGGCTCGGGTTGGGGTACCAGCCAGACCGACCTCGCTGTGGGCAATACATTCATTGGCGCCCCCGTCAACCAGACCGTAAACCAGCTCATCGGCGGCACTGCCGATTTGAATGTGCCATTGCCGCAGGTGCAGCTGAACGGCTTCCTCGGCGGCGTACAAGCCGGTTACAATTTCCAGTCCGGTGTGATGGTCTACGGCGTGGAAAGCGATTTTTTATGGAGTGGTATCAAGGGGCGCACTGGCTGCTTTGTGGTCTTGAACTGCACGAACGACACCAAATGGATTGCCGATATCACCGGACGGGTCGGCGTCACGGTGGGCGACCGCGGCCTAGTCTACATCAAGGGCGGCGCAGCTTGGGCCGATTCCAGCATCGGCATCAACCAGTCCTTTGCCGTTACATCGAACTTGGGGGCTGGCTTTGCTGCTAACGGTGCTGCCGATGGCCGAGCGACCAAGAACATATTTGGCGGCACATTGGGTGCGGGCATCGAGTATGCCTTCCTGCCCGGCTGGTCAGCCAAAGTTGAGTATGACTACTTCGATTTCGGCAGGCAAGACGTAAAGCTGCCGGTTTCGGTAGTCGAGAACACGGCGATTGGTGATGAACCTAGTAACACCGAGAATATCCGTTCAGAAACTTCAGACCTCGCTGCAGGCGAAAGCTAA
- a CDS encoding reverse transcriptase domain-containing protein has product MLNAIYEGDFCGFSYGFRPGRGPHDALDALCTAIETRNVNWIIDADIQNFFGAVSQPWLVRFLEHRIGDKRIIRLIQKWLKAGVFSKTAS; this is encoded by the coding sequence GTGCTCAACGCCATCTACGAAGGAGACTTCTGTGGCTTTTCCTACGGGTTTCGGCCCGGCAGAGGACCACATGATGCGTTGGACGCGCTCTGCACAGCGATCGAGACGCGGAACGTGAACTGGATCATTGACGCCGACATCCAAAACTTCTTTGGCGCAGTCAGTCAACCTTGGCTGGTTCGCTTCTTGGAACATAGGATCGGCGACAAGCGCATCATCCGCCTCATTCAGAAATGGCTGAAGGCGGGGGTGTTCTCGAAGACAGCGTCGTAG
- a CDS encoding IS630-like element ISBj5 family transposase gives MANAGVKGRPIAPLVLSSQERAYLERQVRRHRVARSLSERCRAILRCADGLPSKSVAAELGIHEHTVGKWRRRFLKDRCDGLLDEARPGRPRTIDDDQVAEVIERTLRTTPPDATHWSIRSMAADTGFSHTTIRRMWTAFGLQPHRSQTFKLSSDPLFVDKVRDIVGLYLSPPNRAVVLSVDEKSQIQALDREQPVLPMMPGVPERRTHSYVRHGTTTLFAALDVASGFVIGKCYKRHRALEFLKFLKEIDAQIPEGLAVHIVMDNYATHKTPKIKAWLARRPHYHVHFTPTSASWINQIERWFAELTRKQIRRGVHTSVRQLEADIRTFIELHNNNPKPFKWTKSADQILASVKRFCHKAQQTLCGEL, from the coding sequence GTGGCGAATGCAGGTGTGAAAGGCCGGCCGATCGCGCCGTTGGTGCTGAGTTCGCAGGAGCGGGCGTACTTGGAGAGGCAAGTTCGTCGTCATCGTGTAGCCCGATCGCTATCTGAGCGATGCCGCGCGATCCTGCGGTGTGCAGATGGTCTGCCAAGCAAGTCTGTGGCTGCCGAACTTGGCATCCATGAACACACCGTCGGCAAGTGGCGCCGCCGATTCTTGAAGGATCGTTGTGATGGCCTGCTTGACGAAGCCCGCCCGGGCCGCCCTCGAACCATCGACGATGATCAGGTTGCCGAGGTAATCGAGCGGACATTGCGTACGACGCCGCCCGACGCAACGCACTGGTCGATCCGCTCGATGGCTGCGGATACTGGCTTTTCTCACACCACGATCCGCCGAATGTGGACGGCGTTCGGCTTGCAGCCGCACCGCAGCCAGACATTTAAACTATCGAGCGATCCGCTATTCGTCGATAAGGTGCGCGATATTGTCGGGCTTTATCTGTCGCCGCCTAACCGAGCCGTTGTCCTCAGTGTCGATGAGAAAAGCCAGATCCAGGCACTCGATCGCGAGCAGCCGGTCTTGCCGATGATGCCTGGGGTGCCGGAACGTCGCACGCATAGCTATGTGCGGCATGGTACGACCACGCTGTTTGCCGCGCTCGATGTCGCTTCCGGCTTCGTCATTGGCAAATGCTACAAGCGCCATCGGGCGCTCGAGTTCTTGAAGTTTCTCAAAGAGATCGACGCTCAAATCCCTGAGGGGCTCGCTGTCCATATCGTCATGGACAACTACGCTACCCACAAGACCCCCAAGATTAAAGCGTGGCTCGCTCGCCGGCCGCACTATCATGTCCACTTCACGCCGACTTCCGCGTCGTGGATCAATCAGATCGAGCGCTGGTTCGCTGAACTCACCAGAAAGCAGATCCGGCGAGGTGTTCACACCTCCGTCAGGCAGCTCGAAGCCGACATCCGTACCTTCATCGAATTGCACAACAACAACCCGAAGCCCTTCAAATGGACCAAGTCCGCAGACCAGATCTTGGCTTCCGTCAAACGCTTTTGCCACAAAGCCCAGCAGACTTTATGTGGCGAACTTTAG
- a CDS encoding IS5 family transposase, with translation MRYELTDYEWSVIKPMLPNKSRGVPRVNDRRVLNGIFWVLRSGAPWRDLPENFGPYTTCYNRFVRWRRAGVWAKLMSALAGAHDAAVQMIDTSIVRVHQHGACITRNWRQSMGRSRGGLTSKIHAVVDSNGLPVQLALSPGEAHDVRLAGKLLSRLRSGSMLLADRGYDADWIRELAMKKGAWANIPPKSNRTDPICFSPYLYRARNRVERFFNRIKQCRRVATRYDRLAGNYLAFIQLASIRLWLAARYESAP, from the coding sequence ATGCGCTACGAACTCACGGACTATGAGTGGTCCGTCATTAAGCCGATGTTGCCGAATAAGTCGCGCGGCGTGCCGCGGGTGAATGACCGTCGTGTCCTCAACGGCATCTTCTGGGTCTTGCGATCCGGAGCGCCATGGCGCGACCTGCCAGAAAACTTCGGTCCGTACACCACTTGCTACAATCGATTCGTTCGCTGGCGACGGGCCGGCGTGTGGGCCAAGCTCATGAGCGCACTGGCCGGCGCCCATGATGCTGCCGTGCAGATGATCGACACTTCCATTGTTCGCGTACATCAACATGGGGCCTGCATCACAAGAAACTGGCGTCAATCGATGGGAAGGTCACGCGGCGGTCTGACGAGCAAAATCCACGCGGTGGTCGACAGCAATGGTCTACCGGTACAACTTGCGTTGAGTCCTGGCGAGGCGCACGACGTTCGACTTGCCGGTAAACTGCTCTCTCGTTTGAGATCCGGATCAATGCTGCTCGCCGACCGCGGCTACGACGCTGACTGGATCAGGGAGCTTGCCATGAAAAAGGGCGCATGGGCCAATATCCCGCCGAAAAGCAATCGGACCGATCCGATCTGCTTCAGCCCGTATCTCTACCGCGCCCGCAACCGCGTCGAGCGGTTCTTCAACAGGATCAAACAATGCCGTCGGGTGGCGACGCGCTACGACAGGCTTGCTGGAAACTACCTTGCCTTCATCCAACTTGCATCTATCCGGCTATGGCTCGCCGCTCGTTATGAGTCCGCGCCCTAG
- a CDS encoding reverse transcriptase domain-containing protein, with protein sequence MAEGGGVLEDSVVAADDRGTGQGSVISPLLGNIYLHYALDLWAKRRRQREVSGGMIIVRYADDVVVGFEREDDARRFLDAMRARLEEFELTLHPAKTRLIEFGRHAAAQRKQRGLGKPETFAFMGFTFICGKSRQGRFQLQRKTRSDRLRTKLREIKEELRRRMHWPIPAQGKWLRQVLTGHFAYFAVPTNGRALNAFRFYLTDLWRRTLRRRSQRTCLTWDRITQITDDWLPKARILHPWPKLRFAVKHPR encoded by the coding sequence ATGGCTGAAGGCGGGGGTGTTCTCGAAGACAGCGTCGTAGCCGCTGATGACAGGGGAACGGGTCAAGGTTCGGTGATTTCACCGCTTCTCGGCAACATCTACCTGCACTACGCTCTCGACCTGTGGGCCAAACGCCGGCGACAGCGCGAGGTCTCCGGCGGCATGATCATCGTGCGTTACGCGGACGATGTAGTAGTCGGCTTTGAGCGCGAGGATGACGCACGTCGTTTCCTTGACGCGATGCGCGCGAGACTGGAGGAGTTCGAGCTGACGCTCCATCCGGCCAAGACCCGCCTGATTGAGTTTGGTCGCCATGCGGCGGCTCAACGCAAGCAGCGCGGACTCGGAAAGCCGGAAACCTTTGCGTTCATGGGGTTCACGTTTATCTGCGGCAAATCACGCCAAGGGCGCTTCCAGCTTCAACGGAAGACCCGTAGCGACCGCTTGCGAACCAAACTCCGCGAAATCAAGGAGGAGCTAAGGCGCCGAATGCACTGGCCGATCCCTGCACAAGGGAAATGGCTGAGGCAGGTCTTGACCGGCCACTTTGCGTACTTTGCTGTCCCGACGAATGGCCGAGCGCTCAATGCGTTTCGGTTCTATCTGACCGATCTCTGGAGGCGGACGCTTCGGCGGCGCAGTCAGCGGACCTGTCTGACCTGGGATCGCATAACGCAGATCACCGATGACTGGCTCCCCAAGGCTCGCATCCTTCATCCATGGCCGAAGCTGCGCTTCGCCGTCAAACACCCGAGGTAG
- a CDS encoding FAD-dependent oxidoreductase: protein MGAVKKVFIVGGGIGGLTVAHALQRIGVSTRVIEMGDKRDRIGTGITLLGNALRALAELGLVDACLEGGLGWDTVSVRDGAGTILSEQSSPRIWDADRPAALGLMRPRLGQILEDFATKSGAKIDFNTTITRIDQDDRGVTVQLSNGETDRADLLIAADGVYSKIRQSIFGDEFKPHYAGQGVWRYTVSRTEAMNGFVLYRLPTGRVVGALPLSKELCYLFFLESTDEKLRIPQDRVCDYLRNLLAPFTAPELVAAAKVIGEDKHISYRPFDVLMMPAPWHRGRVVLLGDAAHSLMPQMTSGGGMAIEDALVLAQELNRNDDLETALKTYCRRREERVGRVYDIAYAICREERKPEHGRDYSMGLLREGYAFLAAPV, encoded by the coding sequence ATGGGCGCGGTGAAGAAGGTTTTCATCGTAGGTGGCGGGATTGGCGGCTTGACGGTCGCCCATGCGCTTCAGCGGATAGGCGTATCTACCAGAGTCATTGAGATGGGAGATAAGCGTGACCGGATCGGCACCGGTATCACGCTGCTGGGGAATGCCTTGCGGGCACTTGCCGAATTGGGATTGGTGGATGCCTGCCTCGAAGGCGGCCTTGGTTGGGATACCGTGTCGGTACGCGATGGCGCGGGAACGATTCTGAGCGAACAGTCCTCACCAAGAATTTGGGACGCTGATCGTCCAGCCGCACTGGGACTCATGCGGCCACGTCTGGGACAGATTCTGGAAGACTTTGCGACGAAGAGCGGCGCGAAAATCGATTTCAACACAACGATCACCCGTATTGATCAGGACGATCGAGGGGTGACGGTTCAGCTATCGAACGGCGAGACAGATCGCGCCGATCTGCTGATCGCTGCGGATGGAGTCTATTCCAAGATCCGCCAGAGCATCTTCGGCGACGAGTTCAAGCCGCACTACGCCGGCCAAGGGGTATGGCGTTATACGGTTTCTCGCACCGAGGCGATGAATGGCTTCGTCCTGTACCGCCTTCCGACGGGCCGCGTAGTTGGCGCGCTGCCGCTATCGAAGGAATTGTGCTATCTATTCTTCCTGGAAAGCACGGACGAAAAGCTTCGTATTCCGCAAGATCGGGTGTGCGACTATCTCCGTAACCTGCTCGCCCCCTTTACGGCGCCCGAACTGGTCGCGGCTGCCAAGGTGATCGGCGAAGACAAGCACATAAGCTACCGCCCATTTGATGTCTTGATGATGCCAGCCCCCTGGCACCGTGGCCGTGTCGTGCTGCTCGGCGATGCTGCCCATTCGTTGATGCCGCAAATGACATCCGGCGGCGGAATGGCGATCGAGGATGCGCTGGTTCTGGCCCAGGAACTGAATCGCAACGACGATCTGGAGACTGCGCTCAAGACCTATTGCCGACGCCGCGAAGAAAGAGTCGGGCGCGTATACGACATTGCATACGCCATTTGCCGGGAAGAGCGCAAACCGGAGCATGGCCGCGACTATTCGATGGGCCTTCTTCGTGAAGGCTACGCGTTTCTGGCTGCGCCCGTCTGA
- a CDS encoding group II intron maturase-specific domain-containing protein encodes MLRQVHDRTTRQWYPDSPENTVAVINRFLRGWCGYFDQGPVVETYNLIRQYVDRRLRHWLVQRTGARGRGFNRYSQEYLHETLGLYRLPRARADVPRAKA; translated from the coding sequence TTGCTCAGACAGGTCCACGACCGCACGACACGTCAGTGGTATCCGGACTCACCGGAGAACACAGTCGCTGTCATCAACCGCTTCCTACGCGGCTGGTGCGGCTACTTCGACCAAGGTCCAGTGGTGGAAACTTACAACCTCATTCGGCAATACGTCGACCGTCGTCTGCGTCATTGGTTGGTCCAGCGCACCGGGGCACGTGGCCGGGGCTTCAACCGTTACTCGCAGGAATACCTGCATGAAACGCTTGGCCTCTACCGCCTCCCAAGAGCGCGTGCCGACGTGCCGAGAGCGAAGGCTTGA
- a CDS encoding aldehyde dehydrogenase family protein, whose protein sequence is MKLANDTEFGPISYVYTEDLKRGLRLSGQMQSGMVALNRGLASDRAAPFGGSKASGLGREGSNRRHQGIP, encoded by the coding sequence GTGAAGTTGGCCAACGACACCGAATTTGGGCCGATTTCCTACGTCTACACCGAGGACCTGAAGCGTGGTTTGCGCCTTTCCGGGCAAATGCAGAGCGGCATGGTCGCGCTGAACAGAGGACTTGCGTCCGATCGGGCGGCGCCCTTCGGTGGCAGCAAGGCAAGCGGCCTCGGTCGTGAAGGCTCGAACCGAAGGCATCAAGGAATACCTTGA
- a CDS encoding NAD(P)-binding domain-containing protein, producing the protein MDLGFIGLGHMGAPMARNLLKASHHLIVYNRTRSDIEALSLLWVRRETGKE; encoded by the coding sequence ATGGACCTCGGCTTCATCGGGCTTGGCCACATGGGTGCGCCAATGGCGCGGAACCTGCTAAAGGCTAGCCATCATCTCATCGTCTACAATCGCACGCGCAGCGATATTGAAGCCCTATCACTACTTTGGGTGCGCCGGGAGACCGGCAAGGAATAG
- a CDS encoding AAA family ATPase has translation MYVLALVTQKGGSGKSTLAVGIAVAALGNGERVAIVEADPQGTISKWKERRRHPDPRVVRVADSAEIERALVSLEAEGIWLTVIDTAATNNALAMRAIARADLCLIPVRPSPADIEAAIPTLIAIRRLNRRFAFVLAQTPPRGCRVSEAATSLNSLGVLALPYVGQRNDHQDALGAGLGVTEFAQEGRASEEVRELWRWILKKLVEGSSDHEPHARNEKAAY, from the coding sequence ATGTATGTCCTTGCTCTGGTCACCCAAAAAGGCGGAAGCGGCAAGAGCACGCTGGCGGTCGGAATTGCAGTCGCAGCGTTGGGGAACGGGGAGCGCGTCGCAATTGTCGAGGCGGATCCACAAGGCACGATTTCAAAATGGAAAGAGCGGCGCCGCCATCCCGATCCCCGGGTCGTTCGGGTCGCTGATTCGGCCGAAATAGAACGGGCGCTCGTCAGCCTTGAAGCCGAGGGGATCTGGCTTACGGTTATCGATACCGCCGCCACGAACAATGCACTGGCCATGCGCGCCATCGCGAGGGCCGATCTTTGCCTGATCCCGGTGCGTCCGAGTCCCGCCGACATCGAAGCTGCGATACCGACGCTGATTGCTATTCGTAGGCTCAACCGCCGATTTGCTTTCGTCCTCGCTCAGACGCCACCGCGGGGCTGCCGCGTGAGTGAAGCCGCGACGTCGCTCAATTCGCTCGGGGTGCTCGCGCTTCCCTATGTCGGACAGCGCAATGACCATCAGGACGCGCTTGGGGCAGGATTAGGCGTGACGGAGTTTGCACAAGAGGGAAGAGCCTCGGAGGAAGTTCGTGAGCTGTGGCGCTGGATCTTGAAGAAGCTTGTCGAGGGGTCGTCAGATCATGAACCACACGCAAGAAACGAAAAAGCCGCGTACTAG
- a CDS encoding WGR domain-containing protein translates to MPNLKLGPLHLRRIDTTRNMRRFYLLSIQPTLFGGVSLIRDWGRIGTTGQTMVQTFDASAEAGEAFGRLERAKRRRGYTSAEERV, encoded by the coding sequence ATGCCGAACCTTAAGCTAGGGCCGCTTCACCTTCGCCGCATCGACACCACCCGCAACATGCGGCGGTTTTACTTGCTTTCGATCCAACCGACCTTGTTCGGCGGGGTCTCGCTGATCCGCGACTGGGGCCGGATCGGCACGACCGGCCAGACGATGGTGCAGACTTTCGATGCCAGCGCTGAAGCGGGCGAAGCATTCGGACGGCTGGAGCGCGCCAAGCGCAGGCGCGGATACACCTCTGCTGAGGAGAGAGTCTGA
- a CDS encoding transposase — protein sequence MKPDARVCDVARRYGVKAQQLTTWRRLARAGRLALVTDDAADFVSIELSDPVASGKSEGPVEITIGKVSVRLDADVSAVRIAEIVTAIERGA from the coding sequence ATGAAGCCCGACGCCCGGGTATGTGATGTCGCACGGCGTTATGGTGTGAAGGCCCAGCAGTTGACGACGTGGCGCAGATTGGCGCGTGCTGGCCGGCTCGCATTGGTCACGGACGACGCGGCGGATTTCGTGTCGATCGAGCTGAGCGATCCAGTGGCGTCAGGCAAGAGCGAGGGGCCCGTCGAGATTACGATTGGCAAGGTTTCGGTCCGCCTGGATGCGGACGTGTCGGCGGTGCGGATCGCGGAGATCGTGACTGCGATCGAGCGCGGCGCATGA
- a CDS encoding DUF1016 N-terminal domain-containing protein produces MGQIRARHAGEEATERGRMSSRPRKPPRRSDALGSAGEVDAQSYTAFVGDLKQKIAAARHRASLSINRELVTLYWTIGRDILERQEREGWGARVPSAIPKTRATSSSPTVGRTRLCRKTLAGPSTQPLPAP; encoded by the coding sequence ATGGGACAAATTCGTGCGCGCCATGCTGGCGAAGAAGCGACTGAAAGAGGCCGCATGAGCTCGCGGCCGCGAAAGCCCCCTCGCCGCAGCGATGCGCTCGGTTCCGCTGGCGAAGTGGACGCGCAAAGCTACACGGCGTTCGTCGGGGATCTGAAGCAGAAGATCGCGGCGGCACGCCACCGAGCCAGCTTGTCGATCAACCGCGAGCTAGTGACGCTCTACTGGACGATCGGGCGCGACATCCTGGAACGGCAGGAGCGCGAAGGTTGGGGTGCCCGGGTGCCTTCCGCAATACCAAAGACCCGCGCGACGTCGTCATCACCGACCGTCGGCAGAACGCGCCTCTGCCGAAAGACGCTCGCTGGACCTTCTACGCAACCTTTGCCAGCCCCTTGA
- a CDS encoding ATP-binding protein, which translates to METFNLDPRQLARIEAVHRGFLYQHLYAAACLFDAARAGVTHVIVENDEDVELVQPDRRIYLQVKTRASNLILSDIDGALSRFAAIRQEHEEGRRSGSCQFVIVSNSAPGPEFAKLITGKEWPSDTRLHWPQSPAVDEALPLPWRTIADGFEACRAAAETLPFSVLAPETLVWKIAGRMMAAAGGIEPSSNHTFTVEELPALFEQLVVQLQDFPAPPLRYRPQEHEPNLANGQRVRLVVGLSGAGKTSWVSQTALHTSDRLAYYDIAEISGPALANAVARELAARIFGSRGGKLGEILLPGASGTEILFAIGRHLAEDKLTATVVLDNAHRIAAADLVSLVGASDQLQFVLLAQPSATIARIEATLGVKAELLLGWSNETAAAEGASLGCRGDFSDYERLLKITGGLPLYVQNALKIAAESYEGVVTRVCAALEDRTHIVETAQELILSDVFDRFNDPERRAVAALSLSDVPLTQSEASVVLKRAFDLEPEIAATAFRRLRTSGTIQIFGVDRFKIHDAMRPLGRTYLSDAGGEHLQNAREAIRDLLIKALPNDHDRQRVFLLLRMFVALGNVKPLVEMATDEIFHELVIWNGSS; encoded by the coding sequence ATGGAAACGTTCAACCTTGATCCCCGTCAACTTGCCCGGATCGAAGCCGTTCATCGCGGGTTCCTCTATCAGCACCTCTATGCCGCCGCGTGTCTGTTTGATGCTGCCCGGGCCGGTGTGACCCATGTCATCGTCGAGAATGATGAAGACGTCGAACTCGTCCAGCCTGACAGACGAATCTACCTACAAGTCAAAACTCGGGCATCTAACCTTATTCTAAGCGACATTGATGGCGCACTCTCAAGGTTCGCGGCTATTAGACAGGAGCACGAGGAAGGTCGACGGAGCGGTTCATGCCAGTTCGTCATAGTATCGAATAGTGCGCCTGGGCCGGAATTTGCCAAGCTTATCACAGGTAAAGAATGGCCGTCCGACACCAGGCTCCATTGGCCGCAATCACCGGCGGTAGACGAAGCCCTTCCCTTGCCGTGGAGGACCATCGCGGATGGTTTCGAGGCGTGCCGAGCGGCTGCCGAAACGCTTCCTTTTTCCGTATTGGCTCCAGAAACCCTCGTCTGGAAAATCGCTGGCCGGATGATGGCAGCAGCGGGTGGGATTGAGCCAAGCTCCAATCACACGTTCACGGTTGAGGAATTACCGGCACTCTTCGAGCAGCTTGTTGTCCAACTCCAAGATTTTCCTGCTCCGCCGCTTCGATATCGTCCGCAGGAACATGAACCAAATCTGGCAAATGGCCAACGCGTGCGGCTCGTCGTCGGCCTCTCCGGTGCAGGAAAGACGTCCTGGGTTTCTCAGACAGCTCTGCATACTTCTGACCGTCTGGCATATTACGATATTGCCGAGATATCCGGCCCTGCGCTGGCCAATGCCGTCGCACGCGAACTTGCAGCTCGCATCTTCGGATCGCGTGGCGGCAAGCTAGGCGAGATCTTGTTACCGGGCGCAAGCGGCACCGAAATCCTGTTTGCGATCGGTCGCCACCTAGCCGAGGACAAACTCACCGCGACTGTGGTGTTGGATAACGCGCATCGCATTGCAGCCGCGGATTTGGTTTCGCTGGTCGGGGCCTCCGATCAGCTGCAGTTTGTGCTTCTCGCCCAGCCCAGCGCAACGATCGCCCGAATCGAGGCAACGCTTGGCGTGAAGGCGGAGTTGCTTCTCGGCTGGTCCAATGAGACGGCCGCGGCCGAGGGAGCGTCGCTCGGATGCCGTGGGGATTTCTCAGACTATGAGCGCTTGTTGAAAATCACTGGTGGGCTGCCGCTCTACGTCCAGAATGCGCTGAAAATTGCGGCTGAAAGCTACGAGGGGGTGGTCACCCGAGTCTGCGCGGCGCTTGAGGACCGCACCCATATTGTCGAGACTGCGCAAGAACTTATTCTGTCAGATGTCTTCGACAGATTTAACGACCCTGAGCGCCGCGCTGTCGCGGCGCTCAGTCTCAGCGACGTCCCACTGACTCAATCCGAAGCCAGTGTCGTATTGAAGCGCGCCTTCGACCTCGAGCCGGAGATCGCGGCCACGGCATTCAGGCGATTGCGAACAAGCGGTACAATCCAGATTTTCGGTGTCGATCGTTTCAAGATTCACGATGCGATGAGACCGCTCGGCCGCACCTACCTGAGTGACGCCGGGGGTGAGCATCTGCAAAATGCACGCGAGGCCATTCGCGACCTCCTTATAAAGGCACTACCCAACGATCACGACCGTCAAAGAGTTTTTCTTCTCCTGAGGATGTTTGTCGCTCTTGGGAACGTGAAGCCTCTCGTTGAGATGGCCACCGACGAGATATTTCACGAACTAGTCATCTGGAACGGAAGTTCGTGA
- a CDS encoding GNAT family N-acetyltransferase translates to MRTNYNNWPSDGQSVDQQRDALAGTSGADGAAFTAALAAGPASSAFDKRTGVSVRLHRVSSNIGNAQSVSLFTDANERNKVGAMTVAPGRNSLRILSIENLGRSRYKGVGTAMIEVADHTRQSAGLSKLSLLSQDEGASAFFYKKGFRFADEGKNAEMRTVISNPRYVSDEILMGEMER, encoded by the coding sequence ATGAGAACCAATTACAACAACTGGCCCTCCGACGGGCAAAGTGTGGACCAGCAGCGCGATGCGCTGGCCGGCACTTCTGGCGCAGATGGTGCTGCTTTTACGGCCGCTTTAGCTGCTGGACCAGCGTCTTCCGCTTTTGACAAGAGGACAGGTGTGTCAGTCCGCCTACACAGAGTAAGTAGCAATATTGGCAACGCCCAAAGTGTTTCTTTGTTTACTGATGCCAATGAACGCAATAAGGTGGGAGCGATGACCGTGGCGCCGGGGCGCAACAGTTTGCGAATTCTCAGCATAGAAAATCTCGGCCGGTCGAGGTACAAAGGGGTCGGGACGGCTATGATTGAAGTCGCCGATCATACTAGGCAGTCCGCGGGCCTTTCCAAGCTATCCCTTCTCTCTCAAGATGAAGGAGCTTCAGCATTTTTCTACAAGAAGGGATTCCGGTTTGCGGACGAGGGCAAGAATGCGGAAATGCGGACTGTCATTTCCAATCCACGATACGTCTCAGATGAAATTCTTATGGGCGAGATGGAGCGCTAG